From the Parus major isolate Abel chromosome 1A, Parus_major1.1, whole genome shotgun sequence genome, the window GAGTAAAGTGCAGACATGACAGCATCTGAGCTGCACGGCTCCCCTTGCCTCCCTGCTCTTGTCCTCTAGCTCTGGGACACCCTGTGCCATTGATACCAGCCATTTCCAGCATCTGAGCTCCACATGCAGGTCCTTGCACGCCTGTAGATTtctgagcacagcagaagtGAATTCCTTCAGCTCTGCTACCCACTGAGGCTGGCAGACATGGTGCTGCTCCTGTCTTGGTTGCCTGGGGACCAGTCCCCTACACAGACAGACAGGTGCCCAGCTCAGAGAGGCACCCTggatccacctgcagccacTCACCTTCCTCTGAGGCCCAGGGACATGGGTGCTACTGAGAAACACCTGTGATTGCCATCTACCTTGCTCCTCTCTCAGACTGCCTGGCAAACCTGactctgctcctttccctggaATGTGTACTGTCCTCAGTGCCCTCTTGAAGGCTTCTGCTTCACACTGAAAAACAGGGAAGGGCATTGGGAAAGGGTATCCTTGGCTTCAAGCTCAGCCTCAGGCTTGAGGCTTTGCAAATAGCTCTTCCTCCTTTTGACAAGCTTTATCTGCTGAGAATCATTTCCCACTTTCCTTCAAGAAGTTCACATGGCCTACCACTGCCTATTACCCAATGGTATATCATTCTTCAATCCTGTGTGGGCCATTTACTTAAGAATTTGACTCTGAGTCCCTTCCAGTTCCGACTAGTCTACGAATCTGTGATATCCTGGATGTTCTCCTAGACCATCACCCAAAGCTGATTGTGAATTTGGTACAGCCTGTGAGTTTTTAAAGTGCCAGGAAAGGCTCCGCTCAATCTGTATGCAGCACCTGGTGGTATTGCTGGTGACTGGAGACCTTTAATCAtccccctcctgctccttctctccctggAAACTTGGAAGTGGGGCACCTCTGTTAAATGAGCACAGAGATGAAGCTTCTCAGTCCTAAactccctggagcagcacacaCATGGAAGGGGGGCAGGTGTCACAGCATCAGACACCAACCTGTCCACTTCCTCTGGTCACTTTTCCCTTGCTTCTTGTAGGATCCCTTGAAAGGTTTCTTCACAATAGGCTTCTGGAGAGACTGGAAGATCACATGGAGGTCACATGCCCATTGTTCTGAATCTGCAAGGAAGACACAAGCAACCAGGAGAATATCTATGCTTGGGCACAGAGTGTGCTGCAGAATGAGACCTCCAGCAGATGTAATTTCACCATGGTTTGTCTTGCCTGTAGTATTGCCCTTTGGTTTGCCTGTCTTATGCACGGTCTCCTGCACCCAGGCTTTGCTGTTCCTCCTATCCCAGTTCTGCATGGGCTCACACCACTCTATGttctccctgctgtcctgcctcGAAACCCTCAGAGGAAGAACAAGCTGCACTTGGAGGGAGCTCTTGGCTGGCTGACCAGGTCTCCAGGGATTTCTGTTAGACCTCAGGGCTGGGACCACTGCAGCCCAGCCAACTCTTGGCCCTTTCCACACgcccacccacccacccaccctcGCTGTCGTATTTATTTAGACCAGTTATTAAGGAAGGCAGGCCTGTAGAAACATAGCTTTTTGTTCAATAATCTCACACTCACTCCCTTGGTGTCCATGAAATataaaagctattaaaaattgTCCTAGTTGCACATGTTTGCTAGAGAGGGGACAGAGAATTAAATTCCTATCAGGTTTGTGGTAACAtatggcagggatggaggacaGCCACCTCCGAgaccctgtgctgctgtgtggttTCTGCATGCAGGAGGATCTGGGGAAAGCGCATGGTATCTCTGccctctcctctgctttgtGACCCATGTGTGTAAGGACATATTTTCCCAGTGATGTCCCTCTCTTCAGTGCCAAATTGCTGGCATCTttgcctcctgctgcctcccctgcccagcccaaCCCAGTAGGTAAATCCCTGTCCCTTCGTGTGACAGGACCAGAAACATGCCTGAGATGGCCCTGTGCCAACTGGATAGAGAACTCGCGACTGGCCTGGAGGCAGTGAAGGCTGAGACCTGGCGCCCTGCCACAGTGCAGCCACAGATAGGACATTTGTGAGTTCTGCAGCTCATCCCTGAGGCAGGTTTGACAGCAGCCTGGATGAGAAGCAAGTGGCAAACAGGAAAGAGCTCTCACCCAGTGTACAGCTTGGGTTTttcccagacagcagcagcctttcTGCTTCTAAGGAGGTGTCTATGCCTTTGGGTGGGAGACTCTGTGGCTCTTCCTCAAAGGTGCAAGAAAGAGGAACCTGAACATGGCACAGCGAGCCCCAGCCTGGATTCAGCCTCCTTGTTCCTGGGTTGGCATTGATGGAAACACTGGTTTCACCATCAGagagctctgtgtccccagcagagAGAGGCCCCATGTGAATGGCTCAGGAGCAAACAGGTCTTTGTATGGGAGATAAGGCTCCTAGGCACCCTCTGTGCTTTTGGGACTGCACAgccctttcctctgctgctcacaggcagATGGGCAACCTTCCCAGGCTGAGGCTGTGCTTTCCTCCAGAAAGCAGCTGGCAGAGTGCCTGGGTAAGGGGACAGGAGTGTTGCCTTGAGAATCAGACCTTTCTATATTGTTTTCGTAATTTCTAGCCCTTTTCTCAGGcaagtaactataaacataggtgtttatacattccattaaagatacACCTTTTGATGAACGTCTCTCACGACCAGTGCGGTTAAGAAAGTGGTAACgtgactatccaatccctggtcattgtgaaaaacctataaatactgaaagaacaaataaatgcgttttcttctttcaccacacctcgagtTGCGCccgtgtgaatcattttgtgtaTGACAGTGGCACAGGAAGGCAGAGCTCTGTCACAGGGTCTGCCCTCTGTGCAGGGACAAGCGCCTCTGTGGGATGCCACTGCAGTGGAGCTGAGTGCAAAGGGGCAAGGGAAGGGGCATTTCCTTTGCACTGAAGAGCCCCGCAGATGACATTCCTGcgtcccctctccctgcctgctgaggGGAGAAATGCTGTACAAGAGTGATGGGAAAGTGTCAAGCTTTAGACATGATGCTTTTCCTTCAAGACATCGGTCCTGTCCCTTCAGCACCTTCCCACCCCAGCTATCCAGATCATCTTTCCTCCTCAGGCAGGATTAGCTGCAGAGAAACCATGGGTGAAGAAAGGCCACTGACAAGCTAAGGACTGCTGGTAAGCAGAAACCAACCAGTGGCAAATGGAACAGACTGCAGGGGAACTGCCCTTAAAGCGTCTTACAGCAGGTAAAGAAGCCTCCAAGACATCTGCACCTTGCAACACCACTTCTCCTGGCAGTTCTCCCCAGTGCCAGCGACATTAAAAAAGTGAGGATCTCAGTGGAGGATACTTACAGGCTGCCCATTTGGCTGGGTGTGGAGCTGAACCACGCTGgagagggctgtgctgctgttctaGGAGCCAAGCGGGTTTGCAGCTGCTGCCGGTCCTGTTCTGGCTGTTTGTTGTCACCACAGCCTGTTTTATCACGTGCAGATAGTTATCTGCTTTCACTTTCGGTTCTGAGGGCCGTGCTCTTTCCTCATACCGAGTCAGTTGCATATGACCTAGAAAAGAAGCCAAGCCCAGCTCCTCAATCTGAGCCAGGGTCAGGCTTGCGTTTTCTTTACCTCTCCCGGCTGTGCTGACCAGCATGAATAACTGACTGGGCTAAGCTCACCCAGACTGTTGTGCTATTAGAGTAGCATGGGTGTCCATGAAGCCTTAGATgaatttgtttagtttttttgaCACTTCTTTAGAGGTGACTGACTATCCCAGCATGGACCTCAGTCCTTCAGCACTGCCAGAGTTCACTGCCAACATGGCCCTTCCTGCTCTTCGGACACTGATCCCCACCTCTGCTTCCCAGACACAGCGTGGCTCAAGTTCCTTCGCCTGCAGCCACCGAGCTTACACAGGCACAGTGCAAGGTGTCAAggtgcctgctgctgcagggaaccACTGAAACCTCGAGTTATGTTAGGGGCAAAACTTCCTTCAGTCCTCCTGGGCAGATCTGGAACTGTTTGTCCTACTAGCAGTCTTGTGGAGGGTCTGTAGGGAGGGCTGTGTGTTGGGGGTTGCTGCATGTAGGACACCTAGCCATGAAGCTGTTCACAGattttcacccagtgattccATGTTTAGGCACAGTCTAGAAATCTCCATGTGGTACAGATGTTTTGAGCCTGTAATATTGGCACTCACATCCAAGAGCACAAAGTGAAGAGAAATATGGAAGTCCTAAGAGAAGCTCAGTGAACAGAGACGTGCAAGTGGTGGTGGGGGGATGCCTTCCTGTGTGCCTTTGTGTGTGGAATAACTTGAGCGTGGAGAGGTACAAGGATTTGGATCAAGGGAGTTCAGATCACGGGTGGCTTAGGCAGGGGTTCTGGTGGGTGAGGACAGAAATCCTGCTGCAAATGAAGCTCAGCagtccagagctgctgagctgaaagTGGAGAAGGAAGCTTTGGGGCCATCTTCTAGCATTGAAGCTGATGGCTGGGAGACTGAGGAATAAGAGACTTCTGAGGCAAGACCTCTGTTCCAGTGAAGTAACATGCTTTGGCAGGAGGCATGTTTGTGCTTCCAAGAAGCAGGGCCAAACAGTGTGGCAACGTGCTGttcattttttctgtcattcagggagaaaaagggtTTATAATTTTGATCTGGTGATCAACCAACTCCTTAGCTGATCTTAGCACCACAAGTGAAGCTGCTGTttcactgccatgggcagaaaGCACAAGCAGATCCTTCAAAAATATCCTCACTTTTACACTGGGGTCCTGTTTGCAGGGATAATCAGGATGACTGCCACAGTGTGTCTGCTTCATCATGCCAGAGTATTTCTCCGTGGAGCCACTGTCCCCCTAGAGGGATGGCTGTTCCAACACCATACACCATGTAACCTGACATTGCTTCCACTGGGCACACACCTTTCTTTTTTGGCCTTTTTCCCCAAGAGAAGATCCCTGTTCAGCCAAGCTGGTCTGCTGCTTCATCTGCTTGATTTCCAACATTTTGGAATTGCTGGCTACTGTGCCCTTAGGAGGTGATGTTTAAAAAGCTTAAATGTGTAAAACATACCATTTGGGAATGTTACTCTTGGAGTGTGGCATCTCACTGGCCAGAGCTGGTTGCCTGAGGAGCCCCATGTCTCCTCCCCAGCAGGGTCGCAGtctctgctgcttttaatgCCTCCTGGGATGCCATAGCTGCCAAAAGGGAGAAGTCCAGTCAAAATTTGACTCAAGACTTGCTCTTGGTCCCAGCTGACCTTCTGATTCTGGAGGCTTCCTTCCACACCTTTGGCTGCCTCTCTAGCTGCTAGTTCCCTTGGCTTCTCCTTCCAGGTGTTTGTTCAAGGAACATTGTGCCCAAAGGCTGGGCAGGATGCAGTGTGCTTTTCCATTCTCTTTCCTAGGGACATTTCACAGGAATGCTCTGACTGCCTCATGGGCTTCCAGTGCCAAAGTCCATCTGATGATGGAGTGGTTGGGAAAGCTAAGTCTGATGGGGTTGGGGTGAGCAGGGGAATGATCATCTACATGTCTCATGGAGAAAGaatgggaagggagaggaggatgaGAGTAGGGCTTCTATTTGTGTGTGCCTGGAGGCAGGAGAGATTGGATGGAATATTTGGGCTGCTGGGCCTGTTTTCTGTGGGTGGGAAAGGACAGCATGTTTCAGGAGCCAGCTTCTACTAAATTCCTGTGTGAGCATTGCTTCCTGGAATTGTTTCTTGAAATAGATACCATTTTTTGGTGTGCATTAAGAAGGTTTATGTGGCTTTAAAGTGGAATTAACTTCTCTGCAGTTCTTGATTTCTCATTGTGCAGTTAAAGCAAACACTCAGCAGTTTAGTAATATTAGCAATCACAAGGAAAGCATGAGATGAAGTGGGACTTTCCaaaattttctgcttattttacccttctgtttttaaaataaactacaaCACCTTATCCCATATATGATTCTGTGGGATAATACTCCAGTCTGTctataaaacacagaaacaaaatattaaaagccAGGATATTGATTTATTTGTTGAATTTCCTCTAAGTGATGCCACCCTTGGGTACAGTACACAATATCTAGGAATGAAATttgcagctggggaaggaagtGTCAAGCctgcaaaaacatttaaagagaCATTCTTTATTAATCTCCTCTTTGGCAGGCAAGCTCTTACTGATCATAACACTGCAATATACTCAACTATACCATTCTTTAGCTGTACTTGAACTCAGCTGGGCTGCCTGTCCCACGGAAGACTATTACAGCTGTAATGACCTGTGCCCAGACTTAGAGGCTGGGAGAAGTGGTCTCCCTTTTAACTTCATCTCTCCCTCCATACTGTGGGTGGCTGATAAGTCTTTTTTCTCAAGATCTGGATCTCCAGAGCCTTGGCTGGTGTGacaggcacagcccctgcacGGATGGCAGGTGAGcaccatgtcctcaagtgcccAAATCTGTGCTGCAGGCCGGGCCCCTGGGCTCTCTCTCTCAGCATGACCTGACCCCGCAGATGTGTCTCACCAGCTGGACATGGGCCAGGTTAGCTGCAGTTGGCTTTAGTGCTGCACTGCACGTACCTCACCTCACAGAACCGCTGGGTGAGGTCCAGGATCAACAGGTAGATGAAGCAGGTCTGACAGTGTACGGAGTGGTGTGTCCCTtgagaaacaaagaatatttacatttttaaacaccTTTTATTCTAGGCAAAGAGGTGGCTTTTACAGCTGAtattgaattttaatattttacccAATGAGCACATTATTACAAATGCATGTACCTTACTGCCAataggggaaaatattttttaacctCTCTGGGACTtgctttgggtttattttttctccagtgaGACTGCTGTCAATCAGTCAAATCAAACCAACAATTGCAAATAATCATAATAATCACAATGCCAGACGGAGTGCACATAAGAAAGCTGCTCAAGGATGAATCCCTTtatctgttcttttaaaatatttatgaaccTGGATACAAACACTTATTGACAAGGGAGTTCACTTCCTACTCAGaatggtttgtttattttcagtctgGGAACCTGGACTGCTATTCTTTCTCAGTAGTATTAATTGCTACTGCTCTGTTTTTCATATGTTTGGGCTTCCAAAAAGAAGAATTGCCATGAAATGCAAAAAGTTCAAGAAATGCTGATCTACCTCTTGAACCATTATTAATTAATGAACCAGCATGAATAAATCAGTCAGCATTATAAAGTTTATgtacataaagaaaaattttaccCATTGAAATATCAATGTGACTTCTTTACAAAGAACAGTTTGCTTTCTCTAGCTAACAATAAGAGTCCTCCTATTTTACATCTTGGGGCCGTATAGTTGTCTAGGCTGAATATCAGCAAAATGTTGTAGAGGGCTACATATATCTCCAGCATGATGTCAAAAATTCTACTGCATCTGTGATATTCCTTGCTGTTCACCTTTTTACAAATGCTTTTAACAACTTTCATCAAGATCAATAGCAAAAATTTTGTTAAGTCTTTTGATCTAATAAACTTACTTAGTCACTGAGGTGGATCCACATGGGAAAATGAACATAATCATGAGAGGAAGAGAATGAAGAAGTTTCTTGAAAGGATTGTGATCCATTTGATAAACTGTTGTTATTTAATTTACATAGTAACAGCATCACCCTGACATGTTTTGCTTCTGGTGCATGTCCAGCAAAAGAACTTTATTCATTGCACGAAAGGTGTATGAATGCAATCAATACAATTTCATTGCATGAAAGATGTGTTCTCTTATATTTTAGCACCAAAATGACAGACCAGGACCTAGTAAAACTTGACCTGACAAGCAGTTTTGCAATGTATACTGGTGCTTATAGGTCTTGGCAAGCATAGCCTTACAGGGTCAGGCTTGTAGGTGGCCTAAATGGTATTCAGTCCTGAACATCTCCTCTgctaaattttctctttttttgttgtttatttacAGAATTCATGTCACAAACAGGAACCAACAATTTCGAGGAACTATTTTTGTTGGCTAAATTTCATCCCCAAGCTTTCTAAAAGTCATTCACTCACAAGAGTTTGCTTTGCATATCTATGGGAAACCTCTTGAGTAATATAATGTCAATCACAGGCACCAAAGAAACGAACACCAAGtaaacaaggagaaaaacatgctTCAACACTCTTTGCCTCAGCAAAACAAGTAAATATAGgttacaggaaaataaaatgtctctttttcctcctttgaaaTCACTCTTTTAAATCTGAGGCAACATTTGTCTATGAGCTGAGATTAGATGTAGGCAATGGGCCTTTAGTGACACTGTGATGACTCTTCTGCATGTGTGAGAGGAGGACACAGCTCCTGAACACTCTGAACTGGTGTTGCAAAATATGACTGGCACCAAAGTACATGAACGTGATACTTCTTGTGCTTAATGCCAGTGCCCTCCCCATCCTGACCCTGTGACTGCTtactcagctgtgctgcagaagctgACAGGTGAAGGCCACCTTCTTTGGAATAACAACTGCCTTCTGGATGGTCAGGGTTAAGCTACAGGGAAAATGAATACACCTGGTCTGCACTGCTCATTTGACCTAGTTCTTTGACGATGCATCAAGATCATAGAactatcacagaatcacagagcgttttgggttggaagtgaccttaaagatcacctagttccaactctcctgccatgggcagggatacaTTCTACTAGACCAGtttgctccaagtcccatccaacctgtctcgtgcacttccagggataaagcatcaacagcttctctggccaaACTGTTCCGTGAGTCTTCACCCTCatactgaagaattttttcctaatatctaatctaaatttatGCAcgtttttttatttatttacatttcagcaCCAGTTGTGTAGATCAGATCTTGATTTCTATACTATGGACATCTTAAATTTGATGAGGTAGATCCAACCTATTAATGTTTCCGTAAAAAAGAAACATACAAAAGTTTTATTCCCTAATAAATGACCATGTTAGGGCCATAGCTCTTCATAACACACGATGCTCACCTCTCTAAAATCACCTGCACCTCTGATCTCCCAGTACTCACAGTCTACATAGGAGGAGCTGATCGTGTTTAATAGGTGTGTCATTTGGTCAGAGTACAGATCCTTGCTCTGCTGTCAGTTACCCTGAACTTAACCACTTTGCCAAGCAATCAAAATAGTGTCTTCCATGGTTAATGAAATAAGGTTtacacaaaaccaaataatgCACCTGTTGTGCCTAGACTGATCTGCAAAATGTaaggctgcagaaaaaaagaagtgtattGGTTTAGATGAAAGCTCTGTATCATCAcagttttttctcctcagaaaggCCACCTGGCACAGATACAGTGCTTTGCCTCTTCCAGTGAACTGCCTATTAACATTTGACTATAAGGTTTATGTGcaatcttttaaaatgtgttaaataGTGTGACTCTCAAAAGTCTAGTTTACTAACATTTCTAACATTTACTCTGGCATTCTTTGTGAGATACAGAGAAGATATAATAGATGGTGGCATATCTAAATAGTTCTAAGTTACCTGGAATTCCAGTTTAACACATCAGAATTCAGGACCTTGGAATTCACCCTGGCTTGCAGTTTCACTACCTTCTCATGTTTCTTCAGGCATAGATAATAATAAGAAATACCACAAATTTAGTGTATTGCTTAGAGAAAGCCATTATCAAATTTATTATTGCAATAAACCTACAGGCTATTATGTTTTTCACAGCTGGACTAATGAGGCAGGAGAAAAGGCCTAGGGGAAGCTTCCTTTACCTGTTTGTTATTTACACAGTAGTCCAAGAATACATTGTGGAAATACTGTCCTATGGACTCTAAGTCTTTCATATTGAAAGGAGTGTTTTGTCTGCAGCTTGAAGCATCTGTCTCCTATAAGTTAGGGATTTACAGGCcaaaacattaatttgaaaGAACACAAACATTATTTAAGACAGgctgtaacaaaataaaaaacattaaatatactAATTCTGACACTGGCTTCCTGCACAAGAGTCATTTTGTGTTAATTTGTTATAGAAGTTAGACTAGAGAGATTTAATTTACTGGTTTAAAGTTTAGTTTAGTACCTGAAGGTTTGATTTTATATCCAGTGTATTAATGTCTTTGTGAGTGGAAGTCTGCACAAGAAACCAGAGCCATTTGTAGAAAAGCATACAGCAAACTTGGCAATCTTTGCTGTCAAAAGGACATCTGGGATCTATATTGAACCAAACTTCATTCTTGAAAGTGATCGTatgccagaaaagaaaaaaaatgaaagaaataaggaatttgataaataatttttttgcagagGACATGGGGAGAAATATGCTGAAACTGTCTTGAAGAAAACTCTTTTACTTTGAAGTTATtaccagaaaggaaaaaaatatattaagtgAAAACCTGCACAAtactgaagaacaaaacaacCTGAAACAACTCAGAAAAGTAACTTAACCTAAAAAAAGCAGTCGGAAAGGCTTGGGTACAATGCAAAGAtgtaaacaaaccaaaacaataagGGTCATAGAAACAATAAACTAACAAAGATATAGTGGAAAGGAGAATAGGGTATtctaaagggaaagaaaatgagattgcTTTTTGGCCATGCTTTGATTATACAAGACTGaagggaaacatttcttcatgaTAGATCTGTATTTGAAGTACAGCTCCTGGCCTGTTAAAATGCAGTGGTGATTTCCCACAATCAAACCATGTGGATTCAGCATAGGTACTGCTTTCAAGACAAAATTGTCTGCAGGAGTTGAGCTTTGCTTGAGTTGCCAATAATGAAATCCATAAAGCCCTTTGTTATCCAGGAATTCTTAGTTTCTCCTGGATGCACCCTCAGTATCAGCATTGCAGTCTTCTGCTCAGTGCCCTTGCCACTTTTGGAGAGGGGTAGTGGTGGTGATAGTTAAATCATACACTGCGTTTCACAGTGAATGGCATAAGATGTGAATCTTGCAGAATTTAGACACCACTGGGCCTTAAGAGACGACCACTGGGTACTCCTGCAGGTTGTTGTAGGTGTAAGGATAGTAGTGAGCAATGTAGCAGGTGACTTGGTCAGGGAACTGGAAGATCCAATCAGTGAGAAATAATGATGTCTGTCTTGCCCTGTGGTATTTTTGTAATACTTGATTTATTTCCAGTCCTTTACCAGCCATTTCTTAGGCTGTTCCTTAGTGCTGGGTTTTGAGTACAACAGTGACCACAAGCCATGTTTGTACAGGCTGTTACTTGCTAAAGCTGTCAGTAGTGAAGCACTAAGGCATCCCTGCCTGTGTATTGCTTGCTTGGAAGCAGTACACTGTGTGTGCTTTGTGTGGAGGTCGGTGAGGGGTCAGCCAGCACACAAATACAGAATTAGTAGGCAAAGAGCAGACAAACAGTGTGATGCTGATTAGCACTGTAGCATGGGGTACTGTCAAATAATGTGCAAGGCCATGAAAAAGCACCCTGCAGTGAATCAGGTGCAAATCTGGTTCACAGTGTTATAAATCAAAGTCTAAGCAGCTGCCGGGAAAAGGTGCCTAATGTCACCAAGCATGTCAGTAACGCAACTGGAATCTTGATTAGAACTCTTAGTAATAACTAGAGCAACTTAAAACATTCTCCACACTATAAAAGGAGGTGCTTAAGAAATGTGTTGAGTTTGTGTATTAGATTATCACCTAGAGAACACATTCAGTGCCAAGCCAGCACTCATGTCCTACTGCAGCTAGATGCTTGCTGTCCCAGGAATTGCTTGTAACTGCCTGCATGCCattcctcaggagcagcagggccaaCTGGCCACACTTAAAGGCAGCAGATTTCTCCTTGGTTGGCAAGTTTCATTAATGAAGGCTGAGAATCACGATACCACAACACCCACTTTGCTGGAGAGCTGTGCAGGCTGAAATAAGAATCACTTCCAGTTGCCTGTGCGTGAGCTTCAAGTCAGTAataaaaaacatggaaaattgcatttttgaaGAACAGCAACTAAAAGACTGTAAGAGAAAGCCCTGCCCTTGTTTATAAAAAGACAGGGAGCTGAGATTCCGAGTGTTCCTCCACATCTTACCCCTTGCAATAAATTAGCACATCCAGTTGCAAAGGACACCTCTGTTCCTTCCTACACAGCAGTTTACCAGTTCTGGCCACCAAGCATAGCAACCTACTCGTGACAGGTAATATACCCATACTACAGAAGTAGCTGATTTCTAAATGAACTCATGTCAAAGAGTACCAGTGCCTTTCTGTGTATTGCAAGCCTTTACTAACTGTATTTGCCTCAAGAAAGGCACTAAATCcctttcagttttctgcttctgtggcCACAGCTAGTTCTCCTAGGATTACAAAACTATTATAATCCTTTCTTATCCATGTAAAAGTATCCCAGGACCAAAATCAACAACTGCCACATGTTCCAAGTTCATCCAAGGCAACTGGATGAGTTTAGCAAACAcaggaaagaataaatattcaaaactcATATTCAACCAGTGACAATGGAATAAGGCAACTAACTTCCTTTAATTCTGTCCAATGAATCCTTGCCAAGATGAGAAGCCTGTATTCAAGAACTGATCCAATCCGACCAGGTTTTGTTTATACATTTTGGCAAAAACAAAATATCCTTCCAGCACAGACTTGAGTGTTGATGTTGTTACACAGCTCTCATctttttcaatttctcttttggcttttatatttctttgctCATATTTTCTCAACAAACTAATTTTAAGCTGGTTCATATTGTTTTTCACTGAGAACAATGGCTTGAGCTGAGCTGGACTTCTGAGGTAAGTAACAGAACAAGGAGAATTTAAAGAAGTTGAGGCAGATGTGTAACTATGGGACTAGTTTCCTCCCCCATCtatgggaaaataatttattcccaAGTGCTTTAAAATTACAAGGAATATCACATTGCTTCATCAGGCTTTGAATTATATTTGTAAGTGCTTCATCTACCAACATCTGACAGCAAGATTTCTTAGGATGTCCCCATCTACTCCTAGATAAATCACTTCTAGATGACAACTCCTTTGTCAGGAGTTTGCTATGGCAGCATTGTGTCCAAACCTGTTGTAGTGTACAACTGGTGTACTGAGTATCCACTCTGAAAAAGGTAGCAGAATAAAGGGCATAGATGTCTCAGTCCCACCTCTATgcatttcctgtttttaaattatttctgaattgcAATTTGTTGTATATATAAAGTGCACAAACTGCCTTAGTCTTCACTATCTCAATATAGGCTTGCTCTAGGACATCTGTACAGACTGCATAAAATCTATTATTAGCTGACATTTGTATTTAACCCTATAGCCCTGAAATATAGTATTGACATTGCTAATAACCAGACATGAGATTTGTGCTGAATCTGTTAGACCTCAAAACTAAAGTCTGAACTTCATCTGTCCACAGCTTTGTTTCACTTAATTTAACTTTAACAGCAATTCTTTAATTGACATATATgggtaatttattttgtttgcctTTGTGTGGTACAAACATAGGCTTATACAGACAGCAGTAACAAGGAGTTCTGTGTAGAAATGCAGGCCTACAGCTGGACAAACTGTGTTTTAGGGGTAACAAAGAGACATCTGAAGTCAACGGGGGGTTACTTG encodes:
- the TMEM140 gene encoding transmembrane protein 140 isoform X3, with product MLVSTAGRGKENASLTLAQIEELGLASFLGHMQLTRYEERARPSEPKVKADNYLHVIKQAVVTTNSQNRTGSSCKPAWLLEQQHSPLQRGSAPHPAKWAAYSEQWACDLHVIFQSLQKPIVKKPFKGSYKKQGKSDQRKWTV